From the Malus domestica chromosome 17, GDT2T_hap1 genome, one window contains:
- the LOC103404764 gene encoding G-type lectin S-receptor-like serine/threonine-protein kinase At2g19130: MDAKTKQRLVLSVLFFCYLKTHVSLAADSITANQSLSGDQTIVSAAGIFELGFFNPGNSSNFYIGMWYTKQVVSERTIVWVANREKPVSDRFSSVLRISDGNLVLFNESKTPIWSTNLTSSSATTARLLDTGNLVLRSGSGNITSEALWQSFDHPAHTWLPGGRIGFNTVTKQTQILTSWKSSEDPAPGLFSLELDPNGSNAYLILWNRSRQYWTSGSWDPKSRIFSLVPEMRLNYIYNFSYFTNETESYFTYSVYDPKRISRFVMYTSGQIQQLTWLDTSRQWNLFWSQPRKQCEVYDLCGAFGSCNEESNLACNCLNGFEPKSKRDWDLMDYSGGCSRKTRLYCENATSANGKPDQFLELPSMSLPENEQSVEVGSFAECESFCLRNCSCTAYAYNRSGCSFWKGELLDLQQLKSSDDQGRTLYLKLAASEFKSSKSNKGLIVGVVAGSTAGVAVLLGLIVFAILRRRKRVKGLGKAVEGSLVAFGYRDMQDATKNFSEKLGGGGFGSVFKGTLPDSSVIAVKKLESVSQGEKQFRTEVSTIGTIQHVNLVRLRGFCSEGSKRMLVYDYMPNGSLDSHLFNDKGPGLLDWKTRYQIALGTARGLAYLHEKCRDCIIHCDIKPENILLDAELCPKVADFGLAKLVGREFSRVLTTMRGTRGYLAPEWISGVPITVKADVYSYGMMLFEFVSGRRNSEQSEDGKVRFFPAYAASQISTPESDVLSLLDPSLDGNADVEELTRVCRVSCWCVQDDEAQRPSMGQVVQILEAVSDVNLPPIPRALQLLGDDQEQIVFFTESSSSQSSRPRSNNTSTASSQTKSTPSSTISKGSEEHQ, translated from the coding sequence ATGGATGCCAAAACCAAGCAAAGATTGGTGCTTTCAGTTCTTTTCTTCTGCTATCTCAAAACCCATGTCTCCCTTGCAGCCGACTCCATCACCGCAAACCAATCTCTCTCCGGCGACCAAACCATTGTCTCCGCCGCTGGGATTTTCGAGCTCGGTTTCTTCAATCCAGGTAATTCTTCAAACTTCTACATAGGCATGTGGTACACCAAACAAGTGGTATCCGAGAGAACCATAGTTTGGGTGGCAAACAGAGAAAAACCAGTTTCCGACAGATTTTCTTCGGTTTTGAGGATTTCAGATGGTAATTTAGTCCTCTTCAACGAGTCCAAAACCCCCATTTGGTCAACGAATTTAACCTCCTCCTCCGCCACCACTGCACGTCTTTTGGATACCGGAAACCTGGTCTTGAGATCGGGGTCTGGTAATATTACGTCGGAGGCGTTATGGCAAAGCTTTGATCATCCAGCTCACACATGGCTTCCAGGAGGTAGGATTGGGTTTAACACTGTTACCAAACAAACCCAAATTCTTACTTCATGGAAGAGTTCGGAGGATCCTGCACCGGGTCTTTTCTCGCTCGAGTTAGACCCCAACGGAAGCAATGCGTATCTCATACTGTGGAATAGGTCTAGACAGTATTGGACTAGTGGATCATGGGATCCAAAATCAAGGATTTTCAGCTTGGTTCCGGAAATGAGGCTCAATTATATATACAACTTCAGCTACTTTACGAACGAAACCGAAAGTTATTTCACCTATTCTGTTTATGATCCTAAGAGAATATCTCGTTTCGTGATGTATACTTCGGGGCAGATTCAACAGCTTACATGGTTGGATACCTCCAGGCAATGGAATTTGTTTTGGTCTCAACCGAGAAAGCAATGCGAAGTTTATGATTTGTGTGGCGCATTCGGAAGTTGCAATGAGGAAAGCAACCTCGCCTGTAATTGCTTGAACGGTTTCGAGCCCAAGTCGAAGAGAGATTGGGATTTGATGGACTACTCTGGTGGGTGTTCGAGAAAAACTCGTCTTTATTGTGAAAATGCTACTAGTGCTAACGGGAAGCCAGACCAGTTTCTTGAACTTCCTAGCATGTCATTGCCTGAAAATGAACAGTCTGTGGAGGTTGGGAGTTTTGCGGAATGTGAATCGTTCTGCCTTAGAAACTGCTCTTGCACTGCTTATGCTTACAACAGAAGTGGATGTTCGTTTTGGAAAGGAGagcttttggatttgcaacAACTAAAGTCAAGTGACGACCAGGGAAGAACTTTATACCTCAAACTTGCAGCATCTGAGTTTAAGAGTTCGAAAAGTAACAAGGGATTGATTGTTGGTGTTGTGGCAGGCTCAACTGCCGGTGTAGCAGTTCTTTTAGGCCTTATTGTGTTTGCAATCTTGAGACGGAGAAAGCGAGTGAAAGGATTGGGAAAAGCAGTAGAGGGTTCGTTGGTGGCATTCGGGTACAGAGATATGCAAGATGCAACGAAGAACTTCTCTGAAAAATTGGGGGGAGGAGGTTTTGGTTCTGTTTTCAAAGGGACATTGCCCGATTCGTCTGTCATAGCAGTGAAGAAGCTTGAAAGTGTTAGCCAAGGGGAGAAGCAATTCAGAACAGAAGTGAGCACAATTGGGACAATCCAGCATGTCAATCTTGTCCGCCTTCGTGGGTTCTGCTCCGAAGGTTCTAAAAGGATGTTGGTGTATGATTACATGCCAAACGGATCTTTGGACTCTCACCTTTTCAATGATAAGGGCCCGGGGCTCTTGGATTGGAAAACAAGGTACCAAATTGCACTTGGGACAGCAAGAGGGTTGGCTTATCTTCACGAGAAGTGCAGAGATTGCATCATACATTGTGACATAAAGCCAGAAAACATCCTCTTAGACGCTGAACTTTGTCCGAAAGTGGCAGACTTTGGCCTTGCAAAGCTTGTTGGAAGAGAGTTTAGCAGGGTCCTGACAACCATGAGAGGGACAAGAGGCTATCTTGCGCCAGAGTGGATTTCAGGCGTGCCGATCACAGTGAAAGCGGATGTGTACAGCTACGGAATGATGCTGTTTGAATTCGTTTCAGGGAGAAGAAATTCGGAGCAATCTGAAGATGGGAAAGTTAGATTCTTCCCAGCTTATGCTGCTAGCCAGATTAGTACTCCAGAAAGCGATGTGTTGAGCCTATTGGATCCGAGTCTCGATGGCAATGCCGACGTAGAAGAGCTCACTAGGGTTTGTAGAGTTTCATGTTGGTGTGTCCAAGATGATGAAGCTCAGAGGCCATCAATGGGGCAGGTGGTGCAAATCCTCGAGGCAGTTTCCGATGTCAACTTGCCACCAATTCCGAGAGCTCTTCAATTGCTTGGAGACGACCAGGAGCAGATAGTTTTCTTCACTGAGTCATCCTCGAGCCAGAGTTCGCGCCCGCGGAGCAATAACACATCGACTGCTTCCTCTCAGACCAAGAGCACCCCATCTTCAACCATCTCCAAGGGATCCGAAGAGCATCAGTGA